A section of the Rhizobium sp. SSA_523 genome encodes:
- the rhaI gene encoding L-rhamnose catabolism isomerase, giving the protein MTDLKIAGDLIATENDKRGAAHRSDYAALGERLARNNIDIDAITQKVADFFVAVPSWGVGTGGTRFARFPGRGEPRNIFDKLDDCSVIQQLTRATPTVSLHIPWDKADPKDLKAKGESLSLGFDAMNSNTFSDAADQAHSYKYGSLSHVDAATRAQAVEHNIECIEIGRAIGSKALTVWIGDGSNFPGQANFTRQFERYLDSMREIYKALPDDWRLFSEHKMYEPAFYSTVVQDWGTNYLIAQTLGDKAFCLVDLGHHAPNTNIEMIVARLIQFGKLGGFHFNDSKYGDDDLDAGSVEPYRLFLVFNELVDAEYRGVQGFHPAHMIDQSHNVTDPIESLISSANEIRRAYAQALLVDRGSLEGFQAENDALMATETLKRAYRTDVEPILAEARHRAGGAIDPLQTYRASGYRNRAAAERPASKGGSGGIV; this is encoded by the coding sequence ATGACAGATCTGAAGATTGCCGGCGATCTCATCGCCACGGAAAACGACAAGCGCGGTGCCGCCCACCGGTCGGACTATGCGGCGCTGGGCGAGAGACTGGCCCGCAACAACATCGATATCGACGCCATCACGCAAAAGGTCGCGGACTTCTTCGTGGCGGTCCCTTCCTGGGGGGTCGGCACCGGCGGGACGCGTTTTGCCCGGTTTCCCGGCCGCGGCGAGCCGCGCAACATCTTCGACAAGCTGGACGATTGCAGCGTGATCCAGCAGTTGACGCGGGCGACCCCGACGGTCTCCCTCCATATCCCCTGGGACAAGGCTGATCCGAAAGACCTGAAGGCGAAGGGGGAATCGCTCAGCCTCGGCTTCGACGCAATGAATTCCAACACGTTTTCCGATGCGGCGGACCAGGCCCATTCCTACAAATACGGCTCGCTCAGCCATGTGGATGCGGCAACCCGCGCCCAGGCCGTCGAGCACAATATCGAATGCATCGAGATCGGTCGCGCCATCGGCTCGAAGGCCCTGACGGTCTGGATCGGCGATGGGTCGAACTTCCCCGGCCAGGCGAACTTTACGCGCCAGTTCGAGCGTTATCTCGACTCCATGCGTGAGATCTATAAGGCGCTGCCCGATGATTGGCGGCTGTTTTCCGAACACAAGATGTATGAGCCTGCCTTCTATTCCACCGTCGTGCAGGATTGGGGCACCAACTACCTGATCGCCCAGACGCTCGGCGACAAGGCCTTCTGCCTCGTCGATCTCGGCCATCACGCGCCCAACACCAATATTGAAATGATCGTGGCGCGGCTGATCCAGTTCGGCAAGCTCGGTGGCTTCCACTTCAACGATTCCAAGTATGGTGACGACGATCTGGACGCCGGCTCGGTCGAGCCCTACCGCCTCTTCCTCGTCTTCAACGAACTGGTGGATGCCGAGTATCGCGGAGTTCAGGGTTTCCACCCTGCGCACATGATCGACCAGAGCCACAATGTGACGGATCCGATCGAGAGCCTTATTTCATCGGCCAACGAGATCCGTCGCGCCTATGCCCAGGCCCTGCTCGTCGACCGCGGCAGCCTGGAAGGCTTTCAGGCAGAGAACGACGCGCTGATGGCCACGGAAACCCTCAAGCGCGCCTATCGCACCGATGTCGAGCCGATTCTCGCAGAGGCCCGTCACCGGGCCGGCGGTGCGATCGATCCGCTGCAGACCTATCGCGCCAGCGGTTATCGCAACCGCGCCGCAGCCGAGCGTCCGGCCAGCAAGGGCGGTTCGGGCGGGATCGTCTGA
- a CDS encoding bifunctional rhamnulose-1-phosphate aldolase/short-chain dehydrogenase — translation MSGQPRLLDNRWDDDHAAGLDEPGKLLYRSNLLGADKRITNYGGGNTSAKVMETDPLTGQQVQVLWVKGSGGDVGTIKLDGFATLYQEKLEALKGLYQGVQDEDRMVGFLPHCTFNLNPRAASIDTPLHGFVPFKHVDHMHPDAIIAIAAAKNSRELTQEIFGSDIGWLPWRRPGFQLGLDLEAFVKANPGARGVVLESHGLFTWADDAKQCYELTLEIINKAIAWFAEKTEGKVIFGGAVSESLTKDQRRAIAARLMPEIRGRIGRDERKLGAFDDQDAVLEFVNSRDLKPLGALGTSCPDHFLRTKIRPLIVEFDPANPDVDAVIAGLDQALEAYRADYTRYYETCRHDNSPGMRDPNPVIFLVPGVGMFSFAKDKATARIAGEFYVNAINVMRGASTVSEYQGLPEQEAFDIEYWLLEEAKLQRMPKPKSLAGRVALVTGGAGGIGRATAERLMAEGACVVLADIDAEALDAAKGDFAKRYSADAVRSVQLDVTREEAVAAAFADACVEFGGIDILVSNAGIASSAPVEETTLSMWDKNIGILATGYFLVSREAFRLFRRQNLGGNIVFVASKNGLASSPNASAYCTAKAAEIHLARCLALEGAAAGIRVNTVNPDAVLRGSKIWNGEWREQRAASSKIEVTDLEEHYRKRSLLKLNVFPEDIAEAIYFLASDLSAKSTGNIINVDAGNAQSFTR, via the coding sequence ATGTCGGGCCAACCCCGCCTTCTCGATAACCGCTGGGATGATGATCACGCCGCCGGCCTGGATGAGCCAGGCAAGCTGCTCTATCGTTCCAACCTGCTCGGCGCCGACAAGCGCATCACCAATTACGGCGGCGGCAATACATCCGCCAAGGTGATGGAGACCGATCCGCTGACCGGCCAACAGGTGCAGGTCCTTTGGGTAAAGGGCTCCGGCGGCGATGTCGGCACCATCAAGCTCGATGGCTTCGCGACGCTCTACCAGGAGAAGCTCGAGGCGCTGAAAGGTCTCTACCAGGGCGTTCAGGATGAAGACCGGATGGTCGGCTTCCTGCCGCACTGCACCTTCAACCTCAACCCGCGCGCCGCTTCCATCGATACGCCGCTGCACGGCTTCGTCCCCTTCAAGCATGTCGACCATATGCATCCGGACGCCATCATCGCGATTGCTGCCGCCAAGAATTCGCGCGAATTGACGCAGGAGATCTTCGGCTCCGACATCGGCTGGCTGCCCTGGCGGCGTCCCGGCTTCCAGCTGGGCCTTGATCTCGAAGCCTTCGTCAAGGCCAATCCCGGCGCCAGAGGCGTGGTGCTGGAAAGCCATGGCCTGTTCACCTGGGCCGATGATGCCAAGCAATGCTATGAACTCACCCTGGAAATCATCAACAAGGCGATTGCCTGGTTTGCGGAAAAGACCGAGGGCAAGGTGATCTTCGGCGGCGCCGTGAGCGAGAGCCTGACGAAGGATCAGCGTCGCGCCATCGCCGCCCGGCTGATGCCGGAGATCCGCGGCAGGATTGGCCGGGACGAGCGAAAGCTTGGCGCCTTCGATGACCAGGACGCGGTCCTCGAATTCGTCAATTCGCGGGATCTGAAGCCGCTTGGGGCACTCGGCACCTCCTGCCCGGATCACTTCCTGCGCACCAAGATCCGTCCGCTGATCGTCGAGTTCGACCCGGCCAATCCGGATGTGGATGCCGTCATCGCCGGCCTGGATCAGGCGCTGGAGGCGTATCGCGCCGATTACACGCGCTATTACGAGACCTGCCGCCACGACAACTCCCCAGGCATGCGCGATCCAAACCCGGTGATCTTCCTGGTGCCCGGCGTCGGCATGTTCTCCTTTGCCAAGGACAAGGCGACGGCGCGGATTGCCGGCGAATTCTATGTCAACGCCATCAATGTGATGCGCGGCGCCTCCACCGTTTCCGAATATCAGGGCCTTCCCGAACAGGAGGCCTTCGATATCGAATACTGGCTGCTGGAAGAAGCAAAGCTCCAGCGCATGCCGAAACCGAAGAGCCTTGCCGGCCGGGTGGCACTGGTCACCGGCGGCGCCGGCGGCATCGGCCGCGCGACGGCCGAACGGCTGATGGCGGAAGGCGCCTGCGTCGTGCTTGCCGATATCGATGCCGAGGCGCTGGATGCGGCCAAGGGTGACTTTGCCAAGCGCTATAGCGCCGACGCCGTGCGTTCGGTCCAGCTGGACGTGACGCGCGAAGAGGCGGTCGCGGCCGCCTTTGCCGATGCCTGCGTGGAATTCGGCGGCATCGATATCCTCGTCTCCAATGCCGGAATTGCTTCTTCCGCGCCGGTGGAGGAGACGACGCTCTCCATGTGGGACAAGAATATCGGCATCCTGGCGACCGGCTATTTCCTTGTCTCTCGAGAGGCCTTCCGCCTCTTCCGCCGCCAGAACCTGGGCGGCAATATCGTCTTCGTCGCTTCCAAGAACGGGCTGGCCTCGTCTCCCAATGCATCGGCCTATTGCACGGCCAAGGCAGCCGAGATCCATCTCGCTCGATGCCTGGCCCTGGAGGGGGCCGCGGCGGGGATCCGCGTCAATACCGTCAATCCCGATGCGGTGCTGCGCGGCTCCAAGATCTGGAACGGCGAATGGCGCGAGCAGCGGGCCGCGTCCTCGAAAATCGAGGTCACCGATCTGGAGGAGCATTATCGCAAGCGCTCCCTGCTGAAGCTGAACGTCTTTCCCGAGGATATCGCCGAGGCCATCTATTTCCTGGCATCCGACCTTTCGGCAAAATCCACCGGCAACATCATCAATGTCGATGCCGGCAATGCCCAGAGCTTCACGCGGTAA
- a CDS encoding DeoR/GlpR family DNA-binding transcription regulator has product MHERERHRIILSAIQEKPVVTVQDIAELTEASEATIRRDIAALHVQGKLRRVRGGAEAVHPPQQGSLTARPFRVSESVNIDKKRAIARAGIELCQEGDSIIINGGTTTFQMVHFMSARRLQVMTNSFAIAEHLVKHSKCTVSVPGGSIYRDQSLILSPFENDGIRNFYARRMFIGAQGISALGVMEPDALVIQSEQRLMRQAEELIVMVDSSKFTRRSSMILCPLENVSTIITDDGVPDDAVAMLEAAGVTVLTVKPMASTGREDASSVA; this is encoded by the coding sequence ATGCACGAACGTGAACGCCACCGCATCATCTTGAGCGCGATCCAGGAGAAGCCTGTGGTCACGGTCCAGGATATTGCCGAACTGACGGAGGCCTCGGAGGCGACGATCCGCCGTGATATCGCGGCGCTGCACGTTCAGGGCAAGCTTCGGCGCGTGCGGGGCGGAGCGGAGGCCGTGCATCCGCCGCAGCAGGGCAGCCTGACGGCGCGGCCGTTCCGCGTGTCCGAATCCGTCAATATCGACAAGAAGCGCGCCATTGCGCGGGCGGGAATTGAGCTGTGCCAGGAAGGCGATTCGATCATCATCAATGGTGGAACGACAACGTTCCAGATGGTGCATTTCATGTCGGCCCGACGCCTGCAGGTCATGACCAATTCCTTCGCGATCGCCGAGCATCTGGTCAAGCATTCCAAATGCACGGTCTCGGTGCCGGGCGGCTCGATCTATCGCGACCAGAGCCTCATCCTGTCCCCGTTCGAAAATGACGGGATCCGCAATTTCTACGCGCGCCGCATGTTCATCGGTGCCCAGGGCATATCCGCTCTCGGCGTGATGGAGCCGGATGCGCTGGTCATCCAGAGCGAACAGAGATTGATGCGGCAGGCGGAAGAGCTGATCGTCATGGTCGATTCCAGCAAGTTTACGCGGCGGTCCAGCATGATCCTGTGCCCGCTGGAAAATGTCTCGACCATCATCACCGATGATGGCGTGCCGGACGATGCCGTTGCCATGCTCGAAGCGGCCGGCGTGACGGTTCTGACGGTCAAGCCCATGGCTTCGACCGGCAGGGAGGATGCTTCCTCCGTCGCCTGA